A part of Scophthalmus maximus strain ysfricsl-2021 chromosome 20, ASM2237912v1, whole genome shotgun sequence genomic DNA contains:
- the exosc2 gene encoding exosome complex component RRP4, producing MAADMRLPTIRKEVSVAAFDRKDLVVPGDVITSDTGFMRGHGTYVDDDKLTASVAGEVQRVDKLICVRPLKTRFNGEVGDVVVGRITEVQQKRWKVETNSRLDSVLLLSSVNLPGGELRRRSAEDELTMREYLQEGDLISAEVQSVFSDGALSLHTRSLKYGKLGQGVLVQLSPSLIKRQKTHFHNLPCGASIILGNNGFVWLYPTPGNQEEEAGGFYTSLEPVNLSDREVISRLRNCLLALSAHKFLLYDTSVLYCYESSLQHQVKDILKPEVMEEIVMLTQQKLFEQEG from the exons ATGGCGGCAGACATGAGACTACCAACTATTCGAAAAGAAGTGTCAGTTGCTGCATTCGACCGAAAAGATCTGGTCGTCCCCGGCGATGTTATCACTTCAGACACTGGTTTCATGAG GGGTCATGGTACTTACGTTGATGACGACAAGCTGACGGCTTCAGTCGCTGGAGAGGTGCAGCGGGTAGACAAGCTCATCTGCGTCAGACCACTCAAGACTAG GTTCAATGGTGAGGTTGGAGACGTGGTGGTTGGAAGAATTACAGAG GTACAACAGAAACGCTGGAAGGTGGAGACCAACTCTCGGCTGGACTCCGTCCTCTTGTTGTCTTCTGTCAATCTGCCCGGAGGAGAGCTG AGGAGGAGATCGGCAGAAGACGAGCTTACCATGAGAGAATACCTTCAGGAGGGCGATCTCATCAGT GCAGAGGTGCAGTCTGTCTTTTCAGATGGAGCCCTATCACTTCATACCCGTAGTTTAAAGTACGGAAAA TTGGGTCAAGGAGTGTTGGTACagctttctccttctctgatcaagaggcagaaaacacatttccacaacCTGCCGTGTGGTGCGTCCATCATCCTCGGGAACAATGGTTTTGTGTGGTTGTATCCCACACCAGgaaaccaggaggaggaggctgggggCTTTTACACCAGTTTGGAG CCTGTTAACCTGTCAGATCGTGAGGTGATTTCACGGTTGAGGAACTGCCTACTGGCGTTGTCTGCACACAAGTTCCTTTTATATGACACCAGTGTTCTCTATTGCTATGAATCTTCACTCCAACACCAG GTCAAGGACATCTTGAAACCAGAAGTGATGGAGGAGATTGTAATGTTGACACAACAGAAGCTGTTTGAACAGGAAGGTTAG